In Sorghum bicolor cultivar BTx623 chromosome 8, Sorghum_bicolor_NCBIv3, whole genome shotgun sequence, one genomic interval encodes:
- the LOC110437508 gene encoding uncharacterized protein LOC110437508 translates to MGSVDKTLFLLKQGTDTLLVQIYVDDIIFGGSSHALVGKFAETMSREFEMSMMGELTFFLGLQIKQTREGTFVHQGKYTKDVLKKFDMGEAKPLSTPMSTTMALDADEEGEAMDQKEYRSMIGSLLYLTTTRPDIQFAVCLCARFQSSPRTSHRQAVKRILRYLRFTPEFGLWFSASSSLSLCGYSDADYAGCRVELSVSVSVVGFCRKRSLPYKLLPVLCFFFLCVVSVVADW, encoded by the exons ATGGGTTCTGTTGATAAAACTTTGTTTCTCCTCAAGCAAGGCACTGACACTCTTTTGGTTCAGATATACGTGGATGATATCATTTTCGGTGGCTCTTCTCATGCACTTGTTGGCAAGTTTGCAGAAACTATGAGCAGGGAATTTGAGATGAGCATGATGGGCGAGTTGACGTTCTTTCTTGGTTTGCAAATCAAGCAAACTAGAGAAGGGACGTTTGTGCACCAAGGCAAGTACACCAAGGACGTACTCAAGAAATTCGATATGGGCGAGGCCAAGCCTCTCTCGACGCCCATGTCGACCACGATGGCCCTGGatgcagatgaagaaggagaagcTATGGACCAGAAGGAGTACCGAAGCATGATCGGGTCGCTACTGTACCTGACGACGACAAGACCGGACATCCAGTTCGCGGTCTGCTTGTGTGCACGCTTTCAGTCTTCGCCGCGCACATCTCATCGTCAAGCCGTCAAGCGGATCTTGAGGTACCTTCGTTTCACACCTGAGTTTGGTCTTTGGTTTTCAGCTTcctcctctctttctctttgCGGCTATTCTGATGCGGATTATGCCGGCTGCCGTGTAGAGC TTTCAGTTTCAGTGTCAGTTGTTGGTTTTTGCCGGAAGCGATCCCTGCCATATAAGCTTCTGCCTGTGCTGTGCTTCTTTTTCCTCT GTGTGGTTAGTGTTGTAGCTGACTGGTAG